A region of the Gemmobacter fulvus genome:
CGGGTTCGGTGGCCCGCAGGGGGTGGTGGGGATCGAGCGGGTGATGGATCACATCGCCCATTGCCTGAAGCTGGATCCGCTTATGGTGCGGCGGCGGAATTTCTATGCGGAAATGACCGAAGGGGGGCTTTCTGCCCCCCGCGCCTCCGGCGCGCCCCCCGAGGATATTTTTGCCAAGATGAAAGCGGGGGCGTTTCGGGCAGAAGCCTCGGGCACGGGGCGGCGATATGGCGCGGAACATTCCCCGCAGCTGGAGGTAGCGCAGACCACGCATTACCACATGCCGGTCGAGGATTTCATTGGCCGCGCTTTGGTAGCGGATCTGGAGCGGCGGTCAGACTATCAGGCGCGGCGCGCCGAGATCGCGCGCTGGAATGCCGCCAGCCCGATCCTGAAGCGGGGGATCGCGCTGACCCCGGTGAAGTTCGGCATTTCGTTCACGCTGACCTTTCTCAATCAGGCCGGGGCTCTGGTGCATGTGTATCAGGATGGTTCGATCCATCTGAACCATGGTGGCACCGAGATGGGGCAGGGGCTGTTTCAGAAGGTGGCGCAGGTGGCGGCCTCGGTGTTCGGGGTGCCGGTGTTGGCTGTGAAAATCACCGCCACCGATACTGGCAAGGTGCCCAATACCTCGGCCACCGCTGCGTCCTCGGGATCGGATCTGAACGGCATGGCGGCGCAGGCGGCCTGTGTCGCGATCCGCGACCGGATGGCGGCGCATCTGGCGGAGACCCATCAGATCAGCCCGGAGGCGGTTGTGTTTGCGGCGGGGCGCGTCGGGGTGGGGACGGCGGAGTACAGCTTTGCCGAGGCGGCGGCGGCGGCCTATCAGGCACGGGTGTCGCTATCTGCCACCGGCTATTACGCCACACCCAAACTGCAATGGGATCGCAAGCGCGGTGCGGGGCGGCCCTTTCTGTATTTCGCCTATGGTGCGGCGGTCAGCGAAGTGGTGATCGACACACTGACCGGCGAGAACCGCATTCTGCGGACCGATATTCTGCATGACACCGGCAGCAGTCTGAACCCGGCGCTGGATATCGGGCAGGTGGAGGGGGCCTATGTGCAGGGGGCGGGGTGGCTGACCACGGAAGAACTGGTCTGGGATGACAGCGGGCGTCTGCGCACCCATGCGCCCAGCACCTACAAGATTCCCGCCTGCTCTGACCGCCCGCCAGTGTTCAACGTGGCTTTGTGGGAGCGCCCGAACCCTGAGGCGACGGTGGGCAAATCCAAGGCGGTGGGTGAGCCACCGTTCATGCTGGGCATTTCGGTGCTGATGGCACTGTCGGATGCGGTGGCGGCCTGTGGCGATGGCACGATCTATCCGGCGCTGGAAGCCCCGGCCACGGCAGAGCGGGTGTTGTGGGCCGTGCAGCGGCAGCACGGCCATGTTTGATCGCGCGGGGCTTGTGACGGCGGTGGCGGCGCAGGGGCGGGTTGCCCGGGTGGTGATTGCGGCCTTTGACGGATCGTCGCCGCGTGAGGTGGGGGCGGCAATGCTGGTCTGGCCCGGCGGGCAAAGCGGCACCATCGGGGGTGGCGCGCTGGAGTTTCAGGCGGTGGAGCGGGCGCGGGCCTTGTTGGCGCAGGGTGGGCCGCTGCGGGTGGACCGGGTGCCGCTTGGGCCGGCGCTGGGGCAATGCTGCGGCGGTGCGGTGACGCTGGTGACCGAGCTGTTTTGTGCAGAGACGGCGGCGGCGCTGCTGCATGAGGTGATCGCCCGACCGCTGCGCGCCGCGCCGATGCCATTCGCGGTGAAGCGTTTGCTGGCGCGGGCGCGGGCAGAGGGTGTGCTGCCCGAACCACAACTGCTTCAGGGCTGGTGGGTCGAACCGGTGGCGCGACCGCAGCGCCATCTGTGGATCTGGGGCGCGGGCCATGTGGGGCGGGCCCTAGTCGGGGTGCTGGCGCCTTTGCCGGGCGTGGCGCTGACCTGGGTGGATACCGCCCCGGACCGTTTTCCCGAGGCGGTGCCCGAGGGTGTGACGGTGCTGCCCGCCGCCGATCCGGCTGCCCTTGTGGCTTATGCGCCGGGCGGGGCCGAACATCTGGTGCTGACCTATTCCCATGCGCTGGATCTGGAACTGTGCCACCGGCTTTTGGCGCATGGGTTCCGGCATCTGGGGCTGATTGGATCTGCGACCAAGGCGGCACGGTTCCGGGCGCGGCTGCAGGATCTGGGGCATTCTGCGGCGGCGATTTCACGAATTGCCTGCCCGATGGGCGACAAAAGCCTTGGCAAGCACCCGCAAGCGATTGCCCTTGGCGTCGCCGTCGCCTTTCTGCGACAGGGAGAGAACAGACAAGGCATCAACCGCGGGGAGATGGCGGGATGACAAATGGCGAGACGCTGTTGCGCGTCGAGGGTGTGACCAAGGCCTATCCGGGGGTGGTGGCCAACAGTGACGTGTCCTTCACCATCAAGGCGGGGGAGGTGCATGCGCTGCTGGGCGAAAACGGCGCGGGCAAATCGACGCTGGTCAAGATGATCTACGGGCTGGTCAAACCCGACAGCGGCAGGATGACCCTGCGCGGCCAGCCCTATGCCCCGACCGAGCCGCGCATGGCGCGGGCCTCGGGGGTGGCGATGGTATTTCAGCATTTCTCGCTGTTCGAGGCGCTGAACGTGGCCGAAAACGTGGCGCTGGGCATGGAACACCCGCCGAAGATGGGGGCGCTTGCCACGCAGATCCGCAATGTGAGCGCGGCTTATGGCCTGCCGCTCGATCCGGCGCGGATGGTGGGCGATCTGTCGGCGGGCGAACGGCAACGGGTGGAGATCATTCGGTGCCTGTTGCAGGATCCCAAACTGCTGATCATGGACGAGCCGACCAGTGTGCTGACCCCGCAAGAGGTGGAGATCCTGTTCCGCACCCTGCGGCTGTTGAAATCCGAAGGCACGTCGATCCTGTATATCTCGCACAAGCTTGAGGAAATCCGGGCGCTGTGTGACGAGGCGACGATCCTGCGGCGTGGCAAGGTGGTGGCCACCTGTACCCCGCGCGACCGCTCCGCGCGCGAGATGGCGGAGCTGATGGTGGGGGCGACCCTGACCCCGCCCGCCCGCAGTGGCAAGGCCAAGGGCGGTGTGGTTCTGGAGGTGGCAGACCTGTCGGTCGCCTCGCCAATCCCTTTTGGCACATCGTTGAAACATATCGGCTTTTCGGTGGCGCGCGGCGAGGTTCTGGGCATTGCGGGCGTGGCGGGTAATGGGCAGGATGAATTGCTACTGGCGCTGTCGGGCGAGCTGACCACCACCCGCGATGCAGTGCGGATCGACGGGCAGGGCATGGGCGATCAGGGGCCGGTGGCCCGGCGGCGCGCCGGTCTTGTGGCCGCCCCCGAGGAACGGCTGGGCCATGCGGCGGCCCCGGACATGAGCCTAGTGGAAAATGCCCTGCTGTCGGGGGCAACACGCAAGGGGTTGGTGCGCAACGGCTTTATCGACTGGCCTGCGGCGCAGAGCTTTGCGGCGGGAATCGTGGCCGAGTTTGACGTGCGCACCCCGGGCACCCATGTGGCGGCGCGCGCGCTGTCGGGTGGGAATTTGCAGAAATTCGTGGTGGGACGCGAATTGTCGCAAGACCCCACGGTGATCGTGATCAACCAACCCACCTGGGGGGTGGATGCGGCGGCGGCGGCGGCGATCCGGCAGGCGATCATCGACCGGGCGGCGGCAAGCGCCGCGGTGGTGGTGATCAGCCAGGATCTGGACGAGCTGCTGGAGGTTGCGGACAATTTTGCCGCCCTGAACGCGGGCCGCCTGACCAGCCCGCGCCCGGTGCAGGGGCTGACCATTGACGAGATCGGGCTGATGATGGGCGGTGCGCATGGCATGGAGGGGGCGCAGCATGGGGTGTGAGGCGAGAGCGGCAGGGGGGCTGTCTGCCCCCCTCTTGGCCTGTGGCCAATTCACCCCCCGAGGATATTTGGGCCAAGATGAAATCATGGGGGAGGGCGCGGGATGCTGACACTGGAAAAACGCCCCTCGCCCTCGGTGTTCTGGAGCCGGGCCACACCGCTGCTGGCGGTGGCGCTGACCATGGTGGCGGGTGGGTTGATGTTCGCCATTCTGGGCAAGAACCCGTTGGAGGCGATCCGCACTATCTTCTGGGATCCGCTGTTTGGCGAGTTTGCCTGGTATCTGCGCGGGCAGTTGCTGGTGAAGGCGGGGCCGCTGATCCTGATTGCGGTGGGGCTGAGCCTTGGGTTTCGGGCCGGGATCTGGAACATTGGTGCCGAGGGCCAGTATATCATGGGCGCGATTTTTGGCGCGGCGGTGGGGCTGGCGGTGTTTCCCACTGAAAACCGGCTGATCTATCCGGTGATGGTACTGGCCGGGGCCTTGGGCGGCTGGATCTGGGCGATGATCCCGGCGATTCTGAAAACGCGGTTCAATACCAATGAGATCCTTGTCTCGCTGATGCTGGTCTATGTGGCGCAGACGGTGCTGGCGATGGCGGCGACGCGGTTTCTGCGCAATCCGGAAGGCGCGGGTTTTCCCGGCAGCCGCAATTTTTCGAGCTTCCCTGCGGCAGCCAACCCGGAACTGATCGCGGGCAGCGGTCTGCATTGGGGCGGCGTGGCGGCGCTGGCGACGGTGGTGGCGGCCTATGTGCTGTTGCAGCGGCATATTCTGGGCTTCCACATCAAGCTGTCGGGGCAGGCACCGCGCGCGGCACGCTATGCGGGCGTCAGCCCGAACCGGCTGGTGGTGCTGTGCATGGGCATTGCCGGGGCGCTGGCCGGTGTGGCCGGTCTGTTCGAGGTGACGGGGCCTGCCGGGCAGATCACCATTGATTTCAACGTAGGTTATGGGTTCACCGCCATCATCGTGGCCTTTCTGGGCCGCCTCAACCCGCTGGGGATTCTGCTGGCGGGGCTGCTGATGGCGCTGACCTATATCGGGGGCGAGATGGCCTCGACCAATCTGGGTCTGCCGTCGGCCGCCATTCAGGCCTTTCAGGGGATGCTGCTGTTTTTCCTGCTGGCCTGTGACGTGCTGACGAATTTCCGGATCCGGTTCACAAAGCGGGAGAGCGCATGATGTTTGGGGGTATTGATCCGACGCTGCTGATTGCCTCGCTGATGGTGGCCTCGGTGCCGATCATGCTGGCGGCGATCGGCGAGCTGGTGGTGGAGAAGGCGGGGGTGCTGAACCTCGGGGTTGAGGGCATGATGATCATGGGGGCCGTGGTCGGGTTCGTGGCGGCGGTCAAGACCGGCAGCCCGGTTCTGGGCTTTCTGGGCGGGGCGGCGGGTGGCGCGTGCCTTGCCCTTGTCTTTGCCTTTCTCACACAATTCCTGCTGGCAAATCAGGTGGCAACCGGCCTTGCCTTGACGCTTTTCGGCCTTGGCCTGTCATCGCTGATCGGGCAGAGCTTTGTCGGGCAGCGCCCGCCGCTGACCGGCGATGTGCCCTTCGGGCCTCTGGCCGATCTGCCGGTGCTGGGGCGCATCCTGTTCCAGCATGATTCGCTGGTTTATGTGTCGATTCTGGCGGTGGCGGCGGTCTGGGCAGTGCTGAAATTCACCCGGCTGGGGCTGATCCTGCGGGCGGTGGGCGAAAGCCATGAGGCGGCCCATGCATTGGGCTACAAGGTGCGGCGGATCCGTGTGCTGGCGATCCTGTTCGGCGGGGCGATGGCGGGATTGGGCGGGGCCTATCTGAGCCTGATCCGCGTGCCGCAATGGACCGATGGCATCACCGCAGGCGCGGGCTGGATTGCGCTGGCGATTGTGGTCTTTGCCAGCTGGAAGCCGTGGCGTGTGCTGCTGGGTGCCTATCTTTTTGGCGGAATTACCGTGCTTCAGCTTAATCTCCAGGCGGCCGGGGCCAAAATTCCCGTCGAATACTTGTCGATGTCCCCCTATCTGATAACCATCCTTGTATTGGTCATCATGTCCAGCGGCCGGGGCAAAGCGGCGCTCAATGCGCCTGCAAGTCTGGGCCAGAACTTTCACGCTGCCCGGTAAGGCGGCCAATCAGCAACGGGGCCGGCAAGGCCCCTCAGGGAGTGATCTGAATGAAACGCAGACATCTGCTCGCGACGGCGGCTCTGGGTCTTGGGCTTGTGACCAGCGGCGCTGCCATGGCGCAAGACAAGACAAAGGCCTGCTGGGTCTATGTCGGGCCGATCGGCGATCTGGGCTGGTCGTATCAGCACCATCAGGGCCTTCTGGCCGTGGAGGCGGCTTATGGCGACAAGGTGGAAACCGCCTATCAGGAAAGCGTGCCGGAAGGTGCGGATGCCGAACGGGTGCTGACGCAGATGGCGCTGTCGGGCTGTGACATCATCTTTACCACGTCCTTCGGTTACATGGATGCGACCAACGCGGTTGCTGCCAAATTCCCCGATGTGAAATTCGAACATGCGACCGGGTTCAAGCGCGAGCATCCCAACGTCTCTACCTATAACGCGCGCTTCTATGAAGGCCGCGCCGTGATGGGCACGATTGCGGGCCGCATGACGAAATCGAACAAGATCGGCTATATCGGGTCTTTCCCGATTCCCGAGGTGGTTCAGGGCATCAACGCCAGCTTCATCCATGCGAAAAAAGTGAACCCGGCGGTCGAGATCAAGGTCGTCTGGGCCTATACTTGGTTTGATCCGGCGAAAGAGGCGGATGCGGCCAAGGCGCTGATCGAACAGGGCGTGGATGTGATTCTGGCCCATACCGACAGCACCGCCCCGCTGGCCGAGGCGCAAAAGACCCCCGGTGTGATCGGGTTCGGTCAGGCCTCTGACATGATTGATTACGCGCCCTCGCCGCGGGTGTCGTCTATCATCGACAACTGGGCGCCTTATTATGTGAAACAGGTCGGCGCGGTCATGGATGGCACCTGGGCACAGACTGACACCTGGGCCGGGATCGGCGATGGTGAGGTGGAGATTGGCGCGATCACCGAGGCCGTGCCCGCCGAAGTGAAGGCTGAGGCCGAGGCGCTGGCCGCCTCGATCGCGTCGGGGGCCTATCATCCGTTTACCGGGCCGCTGAAAAAGCAGGACGGTTCGGATTGGCTGGCCGAAGGGGCGGTGGCCGATGATGGCACGCTGGCCGGCATGAATTTCTTCGTCGAAGGCATCGAGGGCGAAATTCCGAAGTGACCGGCAGCGATTGGTAACAGAAGGCCCGGGTTTCGCGGGCCTTTTTTATTCTGCATATCCGTCGCATGGACAGGGCCGACCCTCTTCCCTTTGTCATTTGATCAAGTATTCTGCCTGACATGAAACATGATTTTCTCATTATCGGCGGCGGCATCGCGGGAATTTCGGCGGCTGCCGAACTTTCGGAATTGGGCTCGGTTCTGGTGCTGGAGGGCGAGGCGCATCTGGCGCATCATGCCTCTGGCCGTTCTGCCGCGCTGTTTGAACCGCGCTATGGCATGGCCCCTGTTGTGGCACTGTCGCTGGCGTCGGAAGCGCCTTTTCGCGCCATGCCCGGCATGTTGGCCGAGCGTGGCCTGATGATTCTGGCCCGCGCCGATCAGGCGGAGGTCTTTGCACGGGATGTGGCGGGCTTTGGCCTGTCTGACATCAGCGTGGCAGAGGCGCGCGGGATGGTGCCGATTCTCAGCCCCGACGCCGTGGCCTTTGCCGCCGTCGCCGATCACGCCTGGGATATTGATACCGATCTGCTGATCCAGACCCATGCCAAGCGGCTGCGCGGCAATGGTGGCACGGTGCTGACCAAGGCAGCGGTCAGCGCCATTACCCGTGTGCCGGGCGGCTGGCAGGTCCAGTCCGCAGCAGGCGTGCATGAGGCGCGGATCCTGATCAACGCAGCCGGGGCCTGGGTGGACCGGATCGCCGCGATGGCCGGGGTGCAGCCCATCGGCTTTACGCCCTATCGCCGGTCGATGGCCCGGCTGCCCGCACCGGGTGGCCATGATGTGAGCCGCTGGCCGATGCTCTTCGGTGCGGGTGAAAGCTGGTATGCCAAGCCCGATGCCGGGGCGCTGATCGTCTCGCCCGCCGAAGAACATGCGATGGATCCGCACGATGCCTGGGCCGATGACATGGTTCTGGCCGAAGGTCTGGCCCGCTACGAAGAAATGGTGACAGAGCCGGTAACCCGGCTGATTGCCAATTGGGCTGGGCTGCGCACCTTCTCGCCCGACCGCGTGCTGGTGATCGGACCGGATGCGCGCCAGCCCGATTTCTTCTGGCTGGCGGGGCAGGGCGGTTATGGCTTCCAGACCTCGCCCGCCGTCGCCCAACTGGTCGGGGATCTGATCGGCGGGCGCGGATCGGTCTTGCCGGAGGCGCTGCGCGCGCAACTGTCGCCCGCGCGCTTTGCATGAGCCTGCGCTTGCCGGACAGCGGCGCCGAAACCGATGTGGCGGGCCGCCGCCACGCGCCCTCGGCGGCGCGCAATGCAGCCCCGCTGGCCGATCTGTTGCGCGACGTGCTGCCCGCCTCGGGCCGCCTGCTCGAACTCGCCTCGGGCACCGGCCAGCATGCGGCAGCGCTGAGTGCGGCGCTGCCCGGCTGGATCTGGCAACCGAGTGAGGTCAATCCGGCGCTGTTCGCTTCGATCCGCGCCTGGGCGCAAGATGCGCCCCGCATCCTGCCGCCAATTGGCCTAGATGCGGCGCAGCCGGGCTGGGCCGCCCCTCTGGGCCAGTGGGACGCCGTGCTGCTGGTCAATCTGCTGCATCTGATTCCGCAGGGGGCTGCAAGCACCGTGCTGGAGGGTATGGCCGCCGCACTCGCCCCGGCGGGCCGGGCGGTGATCTACGGTCCCTTCCTGCGTCAAGGCCAGACCACCAGCCCCGGCGACGCCGCCTTTCATGCCGATCTGCAGGCGCAGGATCCGGCCATCGGCTACAAGGAGCTGGACTGGGTGTCAGACCGGCTCGCCGCCGCCGGGCTGACCCTGCAGTGCCACACCATGCCCGCGAACAATCTGGCGCTGGTGGCGACACGCGGCTGATCCGCCGACCACAGGCGCGGCGATGATTTCAGGGCGTGACAAGCGGCAAGCTCTGGGCTTTGATGCCAGCCCAAACCGTTCCCAGTCCGAGGTTTTCATGCGCCTGTCCCCCCTGCTGCTGATCGCAAGTCTCACCGGCCTTCTGGCGGC
Encoded here:
- a CDS encoding ABC transporter ATP-binding protein; this encodes MTNGETLLRVEGVTKAYPGVVANSDVSFTIKAGEVHALLGENGAGKSTLVKMIYGLVKPDSGRMTLRGQPYAPTEPRMARASGVAMVFQHFSLFEALNVAENVALGMEHPPKMGALATQIRNVSAAYGLPLDPARMVGDLSAGERQRVEIIRCLLQDPKLLIMDEPTSVLTPQEVEILFRTLRLLKSEGTSILYISHKLEEIRALCDEATILRRGKVVATCTPRDRSAREMAELMVGATLTPPARSGKAKGGVVLEVADLSVASPIPFGTSLKHIGFSVARGEVLGIAGVAGNGQDELLLALSGELTTTRDAVRIDGQGMGDQGPVARRRAGLVAAPEERLGHAAAPDMSLVENALLSGATRKGLVRNGFIDWPAAQSFAAGIVAEFDVRTPGTHVAARALSGGNLQKFVVGRELSQDPTVIVINQPTWGVDAAAAAAIRQAIIDRAAASAAVVVISQDLDELLEVADNFAALNAGRLTSPRPVQGLTIDEIGLMMGGAHGMEGAQHGV
- a CDS encoding ABC transporter permease, with protein sequence MMFGGIDPTLLIASLMVASVPIMLAAIGELVVEKAGVLNLGVEGMMIMGAVVGFVAAVKTGSPVLGFLGGAAGGACLALVFAFLTQFLLANQVATGLALTLFGLGLSSLIGQSFVGQRPPLTGDVPFGPLADLPVLGRILFQHDSLVYVSILAVAAVWAVLKFTRLGLILRAVGESHEAAHALGYKVRRIRVLAILFGGAMAGLGGAYLSLIRVPQWTDGITAGAGWIALAIVVFASWKPWRVLLGAYLFGGITVLQLNLQAAGAKIPVEYLSMSPYLITILVLVIMSSGRGKAALNAPASLGQNFHAAR
- a CDS encoding BMP family ABC transporter substrate-binding protein, producing MKRRHLLATAALGLGLVTSGAAMAQDKTKACWVYVGPIGDLGWSYQHHQGLLAVEAAYGDKVETAYQESVPEGADAERVLTQMALSGCDIIFTTSFGYMDATNAVAAKFPDVKFEHATGFKREHPNVSTYNARFYEGRAVMGTIAGRMTKSNKIGYIGSFPIPEVVQGINASFIHAKKVNPAVEIKVVWAYTWFDPAKEADAAKALIEQGVDVILAHTDSTAPLAEAQKTPGVIGFGQASDMIDYAPSPRVSSIIDNWAPYYVKQVGAVMDGTWAQTDTWAGIGDGEVEIGAITEAVPAEVKAEAEALAASIASGAYHPFTGPLKKQDGSDWLAEGAVADDGTLAGMNFFVEGIEGEIPK
- the xdhB gene encoding xanthine dehydrogenase molybdopterin binding subunit, with translation MSLGKPLPHDAAPLHVTGQARYTDDIPLPAGALHLAFGLSTCAHGDITALDLAAVRAAPGVVAVFSAADWPEMPDCSPSVQDEPLLAVGQVYYVGQPVFLVVADSHLAARRAARLGCITYAERPALLTVEQALAANSRFEDGPVVWARGDAAAAIAAAPHVISAEMEVGGQEHFYLEGQIAAALLQEGGDMVVYSSTQHPTEIQHKVAHALHLPMHAVRVEVRRMGGGFGGKESQGNALAIACALAARATGRPCKMRYDRDDDMMITGKRHDLKIRYRAGFDETGLLAGIEFQHLFRCGWSQDLSLPVADRAMLHADNAYHLAHVRIESHRLKTNTQSATAYRGFGGPQGVVGIERVMDHIAHCLKLDPLMVRRRNFYAEMTEGGLSAPRASGAPPEDIFAKMKAGAFRAEASGTGRRYGAEHSPQLEVAQTTHYHMPVEDFIGRALVADLERRSDYQARRAEIARWNAASPILKRGIALTPVKFGISFTLTFLNQAGALVHVYQDGSIHLNHGGTEMGQGLFQKVAQVAASVFGVPVLAVKITATDTGKVPNTSATAASSGSDLNGMAAQAACVAIRDRMAAHLAETHQISPEAVVFAAGRVGVGTAEYSFAEAAAAAYQARVSLSATGYYATPKLQWDRKRGAGRPFLYFAYGAAVSEVVIDTLTGENRILRTDILHDTGSSLNPALDIGQVEGAYVQGAGWLTTEELVWDDSGRLRTHAPSTYKIPACSDRPPVFNVALWERPNPEATVGKSKAVGEPPFMLGISVLMALSDAVAACGDGTIYPALEAPATAERVLWAVQRQHGHV
- a CDS encoding NAD(P)/FAD-dependent oxidoreductase, with the protein product MKHDFLIIGGGIAGISAAAELSELGSVLVLEGEAHLAHHASGRSAALFEPRYGMAPVVALSLASEAPFRAMPGMLAERGLMILARADQAEVFARDVAGFGLSDISVAEARGMVPILSPDAVAFAAVADHAWDIDTDLLIQTHAKRLRGNGGTVLTKAAVSAITRVPGGWQVQSAAGVHEARILINAAGAWVDRIAAMAGVQPIGFTPYRRSMARLPAPGGHDVSRWPMLFGAGESWYAKPDAGALIVSPAEEHAMDPHDAWADDMVLAEGLARYEEMVTEPVTRLIANWAGLRTFSPDRVLVIGPDARQPDFFWLAGQGGYGFQTSPAVAQLVGDLIGGRGSVLPEALRAQLSPARFA
- the xdhC gene encoding xanthine dehydrogenase accessory protein XdhC; this encodes MFDRAGLVTAVAAQGRVARVVIAAFDGSSPREVGAAMLVWPGGQSGTIGGGALEFQAVERARALLAQGGPLRVDRVPLGPALGQCCGGAVTLVTELFCAETAAALLHEVIARPLRAAPMPFAVKRLLARARAEGVLPEPQLLQGWWVEPVARPQRHLWIWGAGHVGRALVGVLAPLPGVALTWVDTAPDRFPEAVPEGVTVLPAADPAALVAYAPGGAEHLVLTYSHALDLELCHRLLAHGFRHLGLIGSATKAARFRARLQDLGHSAAAISRIACPMGDKSLGKHPQAIALGVAVAFLRQGENRQGINRGEMAG
- a CDS encoding ABC transporter permease, which codes for MLTLEKRPSPSVFWSRATPLLAVALTMVAGGLMFAILGKNPLEAIRTIFWDPLFGEFAWYLRGQLLVKAGPLILIAVGLSLGFRAGIWNIGAEGQYIMGAIFGAAVGLAVFPTENRLIYPVMVLAGALGGWIWAMIPAILKTRFNTNEILVSLMLVYVAQTVLAMAATRFLRNPEGAGFPGSRNFSSFPAAANPELIAGSGLHWGGVAALATVVAAYVLLQRHILGFHIKLSGQAPRAARYAGVSPNRLVVLCMGIAGALAGVAGLFEVTGPAGQITIDFNVGYGFTAIIVAFLGRLNPLGILLAGLLMALTYIGGEMASTNLGLPSAAIQAFQGMLLFFLLACDVLTNFRIRFTKRESA
- a CDS encoding DUF938 domain-containing protein, with protein sequence MSLRLPDSGAETDVAGRRHAPSAARNAAPLADLLRDVLPASGRLLELASGTGQHAAALSAALPGWIWQPSEVNPALFASIRAWAQDAPRILPPIGLDAAQPGWAAPLGQWDAVLLVNLLHLIPQGAASTVLEGMAAALAPAGRAVIYGPFLRQGQTTSPGDAAFHADLQAQDPAIGYKELDWVSDRLAAAGLTLQCHTMPANNLALVATRG